In one window of Leifsonia sp. Root112D2 DNA:
- a CDS encoding aspartate ammonia-lyase → MVNRHKHDDKALEPHVNTPHTTLPPTAWNTPSALPVDGPVRTESDSLGERDIPVEAYWGVHTSRALQNFPIAKRPISVYPDLIVAFASVKQAAARANKQLGVLEAEKADLIDAACQEIIDGKLLDQFVVGVMQGGAGTSTNMNANEVIANRALELGGHAKGEYHLMHPIDDVNRSQSTNDTYPTALKIALTFSLKRLLDELWLLRESFAAKGEQFNHVLKVGRTQLQDAVPMTLGQEFHGFATTLAEDYERLKETIWLLAEINLGATAIGTGITADPGYAAAACQHLREITGLDLETAPDLIESTSDAGAFMSFSGSLKRSAIKLSKICNDLRLLSSGPQAGFGEINLPPMQAGSSIMPGKVNPVIPEVVNQVAFSVAGADVTVTMAAEGGQLQLNAFEPVIAHSLLQSLAWMTQSFHTLRVNCVDGITANEERLDAMVGSSVGVITALTPYIGYAAAAALAKTALLTGHNVADLVVEAQLMGRDDVARLLSPARLSGLETITSAVPIAVHPVETSDRD, encoded by the coding sequence ATGGTCAACCGCCACAAGCACGACGACAAGGCACTGGAGCCGCACGTGAATACACCGCACACCACTCTTCCGCCCACCGCATGGAACACCCCCTCGGCCTTGCCGGTCGACGGGCCCGTGCGAACCGAGTCCGACTCCCTCGGCGAGCGAGATATTCCGGTAGAGGCATATTGGGGTGTGCACACCTCGCGTGCGCTGCAGAATTTTCCGATCGCCAAGCGCCCCATCTCCGTCTACCCCGATCTCATCGTGGCATTCGCCAGCGTGAAGCAGGCCGCGGCCCGCGCCAACAAACAGTTGGGCGTTCTCGAGGCTGAGAAGGCCGATCTCATCGACGCGGCATGCCAGGAGATCATCGACGGCAAACTGCTCGACCAGTTCGTCGTCGGCGTCATGCAGGGAGGCGCGGGCACCTCGACCAACATGAACGCCAACGAGGTCATAGCGAACCGTGCGCTCGAGCTCGGCGGTCACGCGAAGGGTGAGTATCACCTGATGCATCCGATCGACGACGTGAACCGCAGCCAGAGCACGAACGACACGTATCCGACGGCGCTCAAGATCGCTCTCACGTTCTCGCTCAAGCGGCTGCTTGACGAGTTGTGGCTGCTGCGCGAATCGTTCGCGGCCAAGGGCGAGCAGTTCAACCACGTGCTCAAGGTCGGCCGCACCCAGTTGCAGGATGCTGTGCCGATGACGCTCGGCCAGGAGTTCCACGGTTTCGCCACGACGCTCGCCGAAGACTACGAACGGCTCAAGGAGACCATCTGGCTGCTGGCCGAGATCAACCTCGGCGCGACGGCCATTGGTACCGGCATCACGGCAGATCCGGGCTACGCCGCGGCAGCCTGTCAGCACCTGCGCGAGATCACCGGGCTCGACCTCGAAACCGCCCCCGACCTCATCGAGTCCACGAGCGACGCGGGCGCGTTCATGTCGTTCAGCGGCTCGCTCAAGCGCAGCGCCATCAAGCTGTCGAAGATCTGCAACGACCTGCGGCTGCTCTCGTCCGGCCCCCAGGCGGGTTTCGGTGAGATCAACCTGCCGCCCATGCAGGCGGGCTCGAGCATCATGCCCGGCAAGGTCAACCCGGTCATTCCCGAGGTGGTCAACCAGGTGGCCTTCTCTGTCGCCGGGGCTGACGTCACCGTCACCATGGCGGCGGAGGGCGGCCAGTTGCAACTCAACGCTTTCGAACCGGTGATAGCGCACTCCCTGCTGCAGTCGCTGGCCTGGATGACCCAGTCGTTCCACACCCTGCGCGTCAACTGTGTGGACGGCATCACCGCGAACGAAGAGCGACTGGATGCCATGGTCGGCTCCTCGGTGGGCGTCATCACCGCGCTCACCCCCTACATCGGCTATGCGGCGGCGGCAGCCCTGGCCAAGACGGCACTGCTCACCGGCCACAACGTGGCAGACCTGGTCGTCGAGGCACAGTTGATGGGCCGCGACGACGTTGCCCGGCTGCTCTCGCCGGCACGGCTCAGCGGGCTGGAAACGATAACCTCCGCCGTGCCGATAGCCGTGCACCCGGTGGAGACTTCCGACCGCGACTGA
- a CDS encoding aldehyde dehydrogenase family protein, whose product MSTGTIAGTVAGLRETFDRGVTKPYRWRVAQLKALRALLTEREAELGMALMQDLAKNPTEAQVSEISIVVGEIDYTLRHLRSWLRPRVVAVPLVVMPAKASVIREPLGVCLIIAPWNYPVQLLLAPLVGALAAGNAAVLKPSELAPATSAAMARLLPQYLDARAVAVVEGEVPETTELLEQRFDHIFYTGNGAVGRIVMTAAAKNLTPVTLELGGKSPVYVDDSVDLAVAAARIAWGKFMNAGQTCVAPDYLLATPDVAARLEPLLVDAIARLYGGDPRASDDYGRIVSERQFDRLETLVKDGRVVTGGTSHRGSRYLAPTVLADVSRDSGIMRQEIFGPILPIVTVSGLDDALAYIRHGDKPLALYVFSESPKTRRRFLTETSSGAVGFGVPAAHLAVAGLPFGGVGASGMGAYHGTHSIDTFSHEKAVLSKPLKPDTMALVYPPFTERKTGIIRRIMG is encoded by the coding sequence ATGAGCACGGGCACCATTGCCGGCACGGTTGCCGGCCTGCGCGAGACATTCGATCGCGGCGTGACAAAGCCGTACCGATGGCGGGTGGCGCAGCTGAAGGCCTTGCGTGCGCTCCTGACCGAACGCGAGGCCGAACTCGGCATGGCGTTGATGCAGGACCTGGCCAAGAACCCCACCGAGGCACAGGTCTCCGAGATCAGCATCGTCGTCGGCGAGATCGACTACACGCTGCGACACCTGCGCTCGTGGTTGCGGCCGCGCGTGGTGGCGGTGCCGCTCGTCGTGATGCCGGCGAAGGCATCCGTCATTCGTGAACCGCTCGGCGTTTGCCTCATCATCGCCCCGTGGAACTACCCGGTGCAGCTGCTGCTCGCGCCGCTCGTCGGTGCGCTCGCGGCGGGTAACGCGGCGGTGCTCAAGCCCAGCGAGCTGGCACCGGCGACCTCGGCCGCAATGGCCCGCCTGCTGCCGCAGTATCTCGACGCGCGGGCGGTGGCGGTGGTCGAGGGGGAGGTGCCCGAGACCACCGAACTGCTCGAGCAGCGCTTTGACCATATTTTCTACACGGGCAACGGTGCGGTTGGGCGTATCGTCATGACGGCCGCCGCGAAGAATCTCACGCCTGTCACGCTCGAGCTCGGCGGCAAGTCCCCGGTGTACGTCGATGACTCCGTCGACCTGGCGGTCGCCGCCGCACGCATCGCCTGGGGCAAGTTCATGAACGCCGGCCAGACGTGCGTGGCCCCCGACTATCTGCTGGCAACGCCGGATGTCGCGGCGCGACTCGAACCGCTGCTCGTTGATGCGATCGCCCGGCTCTACGGCGGAGACCCGCGAGCGAGTGACGACTACGGACGCATCGTCTCGGAGCGACAATTCGACCGGCTGGAGACTCTGGTGAAAGACGGTCGCGTCGTGACGGGGGGCACCAGTCACCGGGGGAGTCGTTATCTGGCTCCGACCGTGCTGGCCGACGTCTCCCGCGATTCAGGCATCATGCGCCAGGAGATCTTCGGCCCCATTCTGCCGATCGTCACCGTCTCCGGTCTCGACGACGCGCTCGCATACATCCGCCACGGTGACAAGCCGCTCGCGCTCTACGTCTTCAGCGAATCGCCGAAGACGAGGCGCCGTTTTCTCACAGAGACGAGCTCGGGAGCCGTCGGCTTCGGCGTTCCCGCCGCGCACCTGGCGGTCGCGGGGCTTCCGTTCGGTGGGGTCGGGGCCAGCGGCATGGGCGCGTACCACGGAACGCATTCGATCGACACGTTCAGCCACGAGAAGGCCGTGCTCAGCAAGCCGCTGAAGCCCGACACCATGGCACTCGTCTATCCACCGTTTACGGAGCGCAAGACGGGGATAATTCGCCGGATCATGGGCTGA
- a CDS encoding DUF4190 domain-containing protein, producing MTNTQAPYAPDTAPYATATAPAYADSKPLSITSLVLGLVSIVAGWTFLAPIAGLVTGILALKREPAGRAMAIWGIVLNAVMLFGFAVGALLTLAGLGIGLAFLPFAFH from the coding sequence ATGACCAATACACAGGCCCCGTACGCACCGGACACCGCCCCGTACGCCACCGCGACCGCTCCGGCTTACGCCGACAGCAAGCCGCTGAGCATCACGAGCCTCGTGCTCGGGCTCGTCTCGATAGTTGCGGGCTGGACGTTTCTTGCTCCCATCGCCGGCCTCGTCACGGGCATTCTCGCGCTCAAGCGCGAGCCGGCGGGTCGCGCCATGGCCATCTGGGGCATCGTGCTCAACGCGGTCATGCTCTTCGGCTTCGCCGTGGGCGCGCTGCTCACTCTCGCGGGCCTCGGCATCGGCCTCGCCTTCCTCCCCTTCGCCTTTCACTGA
- a CDS encoding NCS2 family permease yields the protein MSETTTRAGFRGRLDNYFEITKRGSTFGAEVRGGLVTFVTMAYIVILNPIILSGSKDVVGGVLQFQQVAAVTGLTAGVMTILFGIVARLPFAFAAGLGINSFLAVSVVGQVTWPEAMGLVVINGLIIVLLSATGLRRMIFTAVPMQLKLAITVGIGLFIAFIGLVDAGFVRSTGFGSPPVGLGIDGSVASIPTAIFVVSLLITGILVARKVRGALLIGIVVSTIIAVLAELVFHVGASAGGKNPLGWNLSVPALPSQIVSLPDLGLIGHVSFASFGRIGILAAVMLVFTLVFTNFFDAMGTMTGLSKEAGLADEKGDFPRLKSALIVEGVGAVVGGATSGSSNTVFIESGAGIGEGARTGFANIVTGLLFIAAMFFTPLTQIVPSEVAAAALVIVGAMMMTQIKGIDFSAFSVTLPVFLTIVVMPLTYSISNGIGAGFISWVLLRAFAGKAREISPLLWVVAAGFAIYFARGPIEVLLGH from the coding sequence ATGAGCGAAACCACGACCCGCGCCGGATTCCGCGGCCGCCTCGACAACTATTTCGAGATCACGAAACGCGGTTCGACCTTCGGTGCGGAGGTGCGTGGCGGTCTGGTCACCTTCGTGACCATGGCGTACATCGTCATTCTCAACCCCATCATCCTGAGCGGTTCGAAGGATGTCGTCGGTGGCGTTCTGCAGTTCCAGCAGGTCGCCGCCGTCACAGGTCTCACCGCCGGCGTCATGACGATTCTGTTCGGCATCGTCGCCCGGCTGCCGTTCGCGTTCGCCGCCGGTCTCGGCATCAACTCCTTCCTCGCGGTCAGCGTGGTCGGCCAGGTGACGTGGCCCGAGGCCATGGGCCTCGTGGTCATCAACGGCCTCATCATCGTGCTGCTGAGCGCCACGGGCCTGCGGCGCATGATCTTCACGGCCGTGCCGATGCAGCTCAAGCTGGCTATCACGGTGGGTATCGGGCTGTTCATCGCCTTCATCGGCCTCGTTGATGCCGGCTTCGTGCGCTCCACCGGCTTCGGTTCGCCGCCGGTCGGGCTCGGTATCGATGGTTCCGTTGCCAGTATCCCGACGGCGATCTTCGTGGTGTCGCTGCTGATCACGGGCATCCTCGTGGCACGCAAGGTGCGTGGCGCTCTGCTGATCGGCATCGTCGTATCGACGATCATCGCCGTGCTGGCCGAGCTCGTATTTCATGTGGGTGCCTCCGCCGGTGGCAAGAACCCGCTGGGCTGGAACCTGTCGGTTCCGGCGCTGCCGTCGCAGATCGTCAGTCTGCCCGATCTGGGGCTGATCGGGCACGTGAGCTTCGCGAGTTTCGGTCGCATCGGCATCCTCGCCGCCGTCATGCTCGTCTTCACCCTGGTGTTCACGAACTTCTTCGACGCCATGGGTACCATGACGGGGCTCTCCAAGGAGGCCGGGCTCGCCGACGAGAAGGGCGACTTCCCACGCCTGAAATCCGCGCTGATCGTGGAAGGCGTCGGAGCGGTCGTCGGTGGGGCGACATCCGGATCGTCGAACACGGTCTTCATCGAATCGGGTGCGGGCATCGGCGAGGGGGCGCGCACGGGTTTTGCAAACATCGTGACCGGCCTGCTGTTCATCGCGGCCATGTTCTTCACCCCGCTGACGCAGATCGTGCCTTCGGAGGTCGCGGCGGCCGCGCTGGTGATTGTGGGCGCCATGATGATGACGCAGATCAAGGGCATCGACTTCAGCGCGTTCTCGGTCACGCTGCCGGTGTTCCTCACGATCGTCGTGATGCCGCTGACGTATTCGATCTCGAATGGCATCGGCGCAGGCTTCATCAGCTGGGTGCTGCTGCGGGCGTTCGCCGGCAAGGCGCGCGAGATCAGCCCGCTGCTGTGGGTGGTGGCCGCAGGCTTCGCCATCTACTTCGCCCGAGGCCCCATCGAGGTGCTGCTCGGCCACTAG
- a CDS encoding uracil-xanthine permease family protein, protein MALPWTLHGDGKTVPASEIVAPDERLTWPRTIGLGGQHVVAMFGATFLVPVLTGFPPSTTLLFSGIGTLLFLLITGNRLPSYVGSSFAFIAPIQAATAAHSMGSALFGIVSVGLLLAIIGAVVHLTGTGWLEVLMPPVVAGSIVALIGFNLAPAAWNNVKTAPVTAIITLAAVILCTVVFRGLLGRLSIFIGVVIGYIAAVLFGQVDFSHVASAAWIGLPPFTLPSNPFTEPNATWGVLPSFLPIVLALVAENVGHVRGVAQLTKPEVNKLTGRALLADGISTMIAGIGGGSATTTYGENIGVMAATRVYSTAAYWVAGIVAILLGISPKVGAVINTIPAGVLGGVTTALYGLIGVIGIKIWLDNRVDFSKPKNQFTAAIALIIGVADFTLSAGKITVAGIALGAIAAIVVYHVMNAVARWRGTD, encoded by the coding sequence ATGGCACTCCCCTGGACACTGCACGGCGACGGTAAGACGGTGCCTGCGAGCGAGATTGTGGCACCGGATGAGCGCCTCACCTGGCCGCGAACCATCGGCCTGGGCGGCCAGCATGTCGTTGCCATGTTCGGCGCCACCTTTCTCGTGCCGGTGCTCACCGGGTTTCCGCCGAGCACGACGCTGCTGTTCTCCGGCATCGGCACGCTGCTCTTCCTGCTGATCACCGGCAACAGGCTGCCCAGTTACGTGGGCAGTTCCTTCGCTTTCATCGCGCCGATCCAGGCCGCAACGGCGGCGCACAGCATGGGCAGTGCACTGTTCGGCATCGTCTCTGTCGGGCTGCTGCTGGCGATCATCGGCGCCGTCGTGCACCTGACGGGCACCGGATGGCTCGAGGTGCTCATGCCGCCCGTCGTCGCGGGCTCGATCGTGGCTTTGATCGGCTTCAACCTGGCCCCGGCCGCGTGGAACAACGTCAAGACCGCCCCCGTGACCGCGATCATCACGCTCGCCGCCGTGATTCTCTGCACGGTGGTGTTCCGGGGACTGCTGGGGCGTCTCTCCATCTTCATCGGGGTCGTGATCGGCTATATCGCGGCCGTGCTGTTCGGGCAGGTGGACTTCAGCCATGTGGCATCCGCCGCCTGGATCGGCCTGCCCCCGTTCACGCTGCCCAGCAATCCGTTCACTGAGCCGAACGCCACCTGGGGCGTGCTTCCCTCGTTTCTGCCGATAGTGCTCGCGCTCGTCGCCGAGAACGTGGGCCATGTGCGCGGCGTCGCGCAGCTGACCAAACCCGAGGTCAACAAGCTCACCGGCCGCGCGCTGCTCGCAGACGGCATCTCGACGATGATCGCCGGTATCGGCGGCGGATCGGCAACAACGACATATGGCGAGAACATCGGCGTCATGGCTGCAACGCGCGTCTACTCGACGGCAGCGTACTGGGTGGCAGGCATCGTGGCGATCCTGCTCGGCATCTCCCCCAAGGTCGGCGCCGTGATCAACACGATTCCGGCGGGAGTGCTCGGCGGTGTCACCACCGCGCTCTACGGCCTGATCGGCGTGATAGGCATCAAGATCTGGCTCGACAACCGGGTCGATTTCTCCAAGCCGAAGAACCAGTTCACGGCCGCAATAGCCCTCATCATCGGTGTGGCCGACTTCACCCTCTCGGCCGGCAAGATCACCGTCGCCGGCATCGCGCTGGGTGCTATCGCGGCCATCGTCGTCTACCACGTGATGAACGCCGTCGCCCGCTGGCGCGGCACCGACTAG
- a CDS encoding inorganic phosphate transporter: MDLTLIVVLVIALALFFDFTNGFHDTANAMATPIATGAMKPKVAVTLAAILNLVGAFLSTEVAKTISGGLIKEGAHGIQITPEMIFAGLVGAIIWNMVTWLFGLPSSSSHALFGGLIGAAIVGAGFQSVDYLVLLDKVIFPALLAPVIAGGVAFTATKIAYAITRRYDGLPDGRAGFRYGQIFSSSLVALAHGTNDAQKTMGVITLTLIAANLQPAGSDPTFWVIAACALAIAAGTYTGGWRIIHTLGKGLTEVKPAQGFAAETSTAAAILASSHLGFALSTTQVASGSVIGSGLGRRGSSVRWKTARRIALGWLMTLPAAAIVGAIAAWVAHLGAVGVGVDLVLAIGLIAAIFLVAARQRARSKKAQAAGTGVSDVARSGRVVKIRKVKPKRPPRPKKSEVSAKPKKKKKKGSGTKKSSGSKKNSGKKGGAA, from the coding sequence GTGGACCTCACACTCATCGTCGTGCTGGTCATAGCGCTGGCGCTGTTCTTCGACTTCACCAACGGTTTCCATGACACGGCGAATGCGATGGCGACGCCCATCGCCACCGGTGCCATGAAGCCGAAGGTCGCCGTCACGCTCGCGGCCATCCTCAATCTCGTCGGCGCCTTCCTCTCCACCGAGGTGGCCAAGACCATCTCCGGCGGTCTCATCAAAGAAGGTGCCCACGGAATCCAGATCACACCGGAGATGATCTTTGCCGGACTCGTCGGCGCGATCATCTGGAACATGGTCACCTGGCTTTTCGGTTTGCCCTCCAGCTCGAGCCATGCGCTCTTCGGCGGCCTCATCGGCGCCGCCATCGTGGGCGCCGGCTTCCAGAGCGTCGACTACCTGGTGTTGCTCGACAAGGTCATCTTCCCTGCCCTGCTCGCCCCCGTGATAGCGGGCGGTGTCGCGTTCACGGCGACGAAGATCGCCTATGCCATCACCCGCCGCTACGACGGGCTGCCGGATGGCCGTGCGGGCTTCCGATACGGCCAGATCTTCTCCTCGTCGCTCGTCGCGCTCGCGCACGGCACCAATGACGCGCAGAAGACCATGGGTGTCATCACCCTCACGCTCATCGCGGCGAATCTGCAGCCCGCCGGCTCGGACCCGACGTTCTGGGTCATAGCCGCGTGTGCCCTCGCGATAGCCGCCGGCACATACACGGGCGGCTGGCGCATCATCCATACCCTCGGCAAGGGTCTCACCGAGGTGAAGCCCGCGCAGGGCTTCGCCGCCGAGACGAGCACCGCCGCCGCGATCCTGGCTTCTTCGCACCTGGGCTTCGCGCTCTCCACCACGCAGGTCGCATCCGGATCGGTCATCGGTTCGGGGCTTGGCCGGCGCGGGTCATCGGTGCGCTGGAAGACGGCGCGCCGCATTGCACTCGGCTGGCTGATGACGCTGCCTGCCGCAGCCATCGTTGGCGCCATCGCGGCGTGGGTCGCGCATCTCGGCGCGGTCGGGGTGGGTGTGGACCTCGTGCTGGCCATCGGACTCATTGCCGCGATCTTCCTCGTGGCGGCCCGTCAGCGTGCGCGCAGCAAAAAGGCGCAGGCAGCGGGCACGGGCGTCAGCGATGTCGCCAGGAGCGGTCGGGTCGTGAAGATTCGCAAGGTGAAGCCCAAGCGCCCGCCACGACCGAAAAAGTCTGAAGTGTCGGCCAAGCCGAAGAAGAAAAAGAAAAAGGGCTCGGGCACGAAGAAGAGTTCAGGAAGCAAGAAGAACTCCGGCAAGAAGGGTGGCGCGGCATGA
- a CDS encoding carboxylesterase/lipase family protein, with the protein MSVETRASGARDVHELDVRVSGGVVRGIREADIEAWRGIPYAAPPVGALRFRAPAPVLPWQGVRDASRHGAVAPQSRRGQFLGAPSAIPRSEDCLNLLVLRGADARTGANAARGDDLAPVMVFIHGGAYSVGSVREVPHQGMDFARNGVIYVAVSYRLGALGYLDFSSYSTPERPFESNLGLRDQVAALAWVRDNIRAFGGDPGNVTVFGESAGANAVTTLMTVPAAAGLFHRAIAQSPPPNALYLPELTARWAGQFLELLSSALDNGSVEATSHEDAAALLTGAPVDALVAATNALQLRTPDEDPGTLCLCPVIDGDYLPERPLDAFKHGRAHRVPLIIGTNDREGSLFTGRLDILASTPPRIRAIFARTRKKTRKAIKAEYPGLPARRAAADFAGDYSFWYPSIKVAERHARYAPVYMYRFDIAPRLVRLAGFDATHGLELFALFDRMNGWFGRTMTVLGGRRAFLGAGRRMRRWWLDFARTGDPNAQTGAVSPAWPRYDAESDDRYRLTLIIDEVDRVECDPRGERRVAWQEFVPHV; encoded by the coding sequence GTGAGCGTGGAAACCCGTGCGAGTGGTGCACGTGATGTGCATGAGCTCGATGTGCGCGTTTCCGGCGGCGTGGTGCGAGGCATCCGCGAGGCAGACATCGAGGCGTGGCGGGGCATACCCTATGCGGCGCCGCCCGTCGGCGCGTTGCGTTTTCGGGCGCCGGCGCCCGTGCTGCCCTGGCAGGGCGTGCGCGACGCGAGCCGGCACGGTGCCGTGGCACCGCAGTCCCGCCGTGGCCAGTTTCTGGGGGCTCCCTCTGCGATTCCTCGCAGCGAGGACTGCCTGAACCTGCTGGTATTGCGCGGTGCGGATGCACGCACCGGTGCCAACGCGGCACGGGGCGACGATCTCGCCCCCGTCATGGTCTTCATCCACGGCGGCGCGTACAGTGTTGGCAGCGTGCGCGAGGTGCCGCACCAGGGCATGGATTTCGCCCGCAACGGCGTCATTTATGTGGCCGTCAGCTACCGCCTCGGCGCTCTCGGTTACCTGGATTTCAGCAGCTACTCCACCCCCGAGCGCCCCTTCGAGAGCAATCTCGGGCTTCGCGACCAGGTGGCTGCTCTCGCGTGGGTGCGTGACAACATCCGCGCGTTCGGTGGTGACCCCGGCAACGTGACTGTCTTCGGGGAGTCGGCCGGCGCCAACGCCGTCACCACTCTCATGACCGTGCCCGCGGCGGCGGGCCTGTTCCACCGGGCCATCGCCCAGAGCCCGCCCCCGAATGCCCTCTACCTGCCCGAACTCACCGCGCGCTGGGCAGGCCAGTTTCTCGAGTTGCTCAGTTCTGCCCTCGACAACGGCAGCGTCGAGGCGACCAGCCACGAGGATGCCGCGGCCCTGCTCACGGGTGCGCCGGTCGATGCCCTCGTGGCCGCCACGAACGCCCTGCAGTTGCGCACGCCAGATGAGGATCCGGGAACGCTGTGCCTCTGCCCGGTCATCGACGGCGACTACCTGCCGGAGCGCCCTCTCGACGCATTCAAGCACGGGCGCGCGCACCGAGTGCCGCTGATCATCGGCACCAATGACCGCGAGGGGTCCCTGTTCACCGGCCGACTGGACATTCTGGCGTCGACACCGCCGCGCATCCGAGCCATTTTCGCGCGCACCCGAAAGAAGACGCGCAAGGCCATCAAGGCCGAATACCCCGGGCTTCCCGCGCGCCGGGCCGCCGCAGACTTCGCCGGAGACTATTCGTTCTGGTATCCGAGCATCAAGGTTGCCGAACGGCATGCCCGCTATGCACCGGTGTACATGTACCGTTTCGACATCGCGCCGCGACTCGTGCGCCTGGCCGGCTTCGATGCCACCCACGGATTGGAACTCTTCGCCCTCTTCGATCGCATGAACGGCTGGTTCGGCCGCACCATGACCGTGCTCGGCGGCCGCCGAGCGTTCCTCGGTGCCGGCCGGCGGATGCGACGCTGGTGGCTCGATTTTGCGAGAACCGGTGATCCGAATGCCCAGACGGGTGCAGTCTCGCCAGCATGGCCACGCTACGACGCCGAGTCTGACGACCGGTACCGGCTCACGCTCATCATCGACGAGGTGGATCGCGTCGAGTGCGACCCACGGGGCGAGCGGCGCGTCGCCTGGCAGGAATTCGTGCCGCACGTGTGA
- a CDS encoding MFS transporter, which produces MARNDTPNDGSGGSGLSDRQRRRLTRRPSDRAIVATLAFTGLVAAFMQTLVTPIIPELPTLLHATSADASWVLTVTLLAAAIATPIAGRLGDMFGKRRLVLVLLAALFIGSVISALSDTLIPMLVGRALQGFGLGAIALGISILRDVLHAKSLGGAVALVSATLGVGGAIGLPLSAVIAENFSWHALFWLAALLALVAAALVLFIVPVSTLRAGGRFDYLGSVLFAIGLTGILLAVSKGTEWGWGSPVTLGLLIGGVLVLLGWGAFQLRIPSPLIDLRIAARRPVLLTNLASIAVGFGFFVSSAALPQLLELPTATGVGLGQTLLVASLCLMPSGLVMFFMSPVAARLSAARGPRTSLLLGLLIIVITYAAAIPLMTEVWHAILIATVLGFGVGFAYAAMPTLIMHAVPASETAAANGLNSVMRTLGSTVSATVVGVVLSANLVMADGRGIPTKGAFQTVFLVGAAVAVAGFVLALFIPRHEPRYETASIPVQQAR; this is translated from the coding sequence ATGGCGCGCAACGACACACCGAACGACGGATCGGGCGGCAGCGGTCTCAGCGACCGCCAGCGCCGCCGGCTCACCCGCCGCCCCAGCGACCGCGCCATTGTGGCCACACTGGCCTTCACCGGCCTCGTAGCCGCATTCATGCAGACCCTGGTGACACCGATCATTCCCGAATTGCCGACGCTGCTGCACGCCACCAGCGCGGATGCCTCGTGGGTGCTGACGGTCACGCTGCTCGCGGCCGCCATCGCCACACCCATCGCGGGTCGGCTCGGTGACATGTTCGGCAAACGACGCCTCGTGCTGGTGCTGCTCGCCGCACTCTTCATCGGCTCGGTGATCTCGGCGCTGTCGGACACGCTCATACCCATGCTCGTCGGTCGCGCCCTGCAGGGTTTCGGGCTGGGCGCTATAGCGCTCGGCATCAGCATCCTGCGTGACGTGCTGCACGCCAAGAGCCTCGGCGGTGCTGTCGCGCTCGTGAGCGCCACGCTGGGCGTGGGCGGCGCCATCGGCCTGCCGCTCTCGGCCGTGATCGCCGAGAACTTCAGCTGGCACGCGCTGTTCTGGCTCGCCGCGCTGCTCGCGCTCGTGGCCGCCGCCCTTGTGCTCTTCATCGTGCCGGTCTCGACCCTGCGCGCAGGGGGACGCTTCGACTATCTCGGTTCGGTGCTGTTCGCGATAGGTCTCACCGGCATCCTGCTGGCCGTCTCCAAGGGCACCGAGTGGGGCTGGGGCTCGCCCGTCACACTCGGACTGTTGATCGGCGGCGTTCTGGTGCTGCTCGGCTGGGGAGCATTCCAGCTGCGCATCCCCTCGCCGCTCATCGACCTGCGCATCGCCGCGCGCAGGCCCGTGCTGTTGACGAACCTCGCCTCCATCGCGGTCGGCTTCGGGTTCTTCGTGAGCAGTGCGGCGCTGCCCCAGCTTCTGGAGTTGCCCACAGCCACCGGTGTCGGCCTCGGACAGACGCTGCTCGTGGCAAGCCTGTGCCTCATGCCCAGCGGCCTGGTCATGTTCTTCATGTCACCCGTCGCGGCCCGGCTCTCCGCCGCGCGAGGGCCGCGCACGAGCCTGCTGCTCGGGCTGCTCATCATCGTGATCACCTACGCGGCGGCCATTCCGCTGATGACCGAGGTGTGGCACGCCATTCTCATCGCCACCGTGCTGGGCTTCGGCGTCGGATTCGCCTACGCGGCCATGCCGACCCTCATCATGCACGCGGTTCCTGCCAGCGAGACCGCGGCGGCGAACGGGCTCAACTCTGTGATGCGCACCCTCGGTTCGACCGTTTCGGCGACCGTGGTCGGAGTGGTGCTCTCGGCCAATCTGGTGATGGCGGACGGCAGAGGAATCCCCACCAAGGGCGCCTTCCAGACGGTGTTCCTCGTGGGCGCTGCCGTCGCAGTGGCGGGCTTCGTGCTGGCACTCTTCATTCCGCGACACGAGCCGCGGTACGAGACGGCGAGCATCCCGGTGCAGCAGGCGCGCTAG